A window from Bufo bufo chromosome 1, aBufBuf1.1, whole genome shotgun sequence encodes these proteins:
- the LOC120991252 gene encoding uncharacterized protein LOC120991252, producing the protein MAEAEIPEDVASGPAAPETPPTPESLHFTVAIIGPRGSGKTTLVRSLCNRTEQLSASFLDSYFRGEDGEHGAQQHTYPPLPNVTLLDCPGYKPGDPASVYIDSIKPDGVHCLVLTFGETVTDADLQLLGATKHLGKPVCVVQTHTDLTLHTEKRQQGKGYWRGQTLTALRGKAQEQLGGLGLPGSGVFLVSGLEPQNYDFPGMVDYIEKEILQWKRPVPFTTEPQCQELVSVFEVQCDQEGLSEFCSLLSIFLDNPPPVSAVVGVTGSDKEATVTALCEPPLSGLVVKPLPGPGTPPMSVEQYLQNLQSEACDVYLILASGMDNSSRAILVEALVAAGKHCMLIGGEGDKRHRQDAKGQEEGGKKCHPGTDLPGLRLALEKGAPQLVRERLLHAIPGIIAQLVRRERRRLMMAIYEICLDLCARASQGHLQDALATMSSTLSSFRARYGLDEDSLTLISQVTGCSTEDLRTEIQCPLAQDPSADQLLQLTSQPLSLTELVWSYVPHWGGGEETPTRLSPDRTYRLLVEAVWGMAEDAERVLLHGCTNQKVAKEKTAFCHWPCV; encoded by the exons ATGGCCGAAGCTGAGATACCTGAAGATGTTGCGTCTGGACCAGCGGCCCCTGAGACCCCGCCAACCCCGGAATCTCTGCACTTCACCGTCGCCATCATTGGACCGAGGGGTTCCGGAAAGACCACGCTAGTCCGATCTCTTTGTAACCGCACCGAGCAGCTCAGTGCTAGCTTCTTGGACTCTTATTTTAGGGGGGAGGACGGAGAACATGGAGCCCAGCAGCACACTTACCCACCACTGCCCAACGTGACTCTCCTCGACTGCCCAGGGTATAAACCTGGCGACCCTGCCTCTGTATACATAGACAGCATCAAGCCTGACGGGGTGCACTGCCTGGTGCTAACATTCGGGGAGACCGTCACTGACGCAGACCTGCAGCTCCTGGGGGCCACAAAACATTTAGGGAAACCCGTCTGTGTAGTGCAAACCCATACTGACCTCACCCTGCACACAGAAAAGAGACAGCAGGGGAAGGGTTACTGGAGGGGGCAGACGCTGACGGCCCTGAGGGGTAAAGCGCAGGAGCAGCTGGGGGGACTCGGACTGCCAGGGTCCGGTGTCTTTCTGGTGTCCGGTCTAGAACCCCAGAACTACGACTTTCCAGGAATGGTGGATTACATCGAGAAGGAGATCCTGCAGTGGAAGAG GCCCGTCCCTTTCACCACTGAACCCCAATGTCAAGAACTGGTGTCGGTGTTTGAGGTGCAGTGTGACCAGGAAGGACTTTCCGAGTTCTGCTCGCTGCTCAGCATCTTCTTGGACAACCCTCCTCCGGTCTCCGCTGTGGTGGGCGTGACGGGCAGCGATAAAGAAGCCACAGTCACCGCTCTCTGTGAACCGCCGCTTTCAGGCCTGGTTGTGAAACCCCTCCCTGGTCCCGGGACACCCCCCATGTCGGTGGAGCAGTACCTGCAGAACCTGCAGTCCGAGGCCTGTGACGTCTACTTGATTCTGGCCTCAGGGATGGACAACAGCTCCCGCGCCATACTAGTGGAAGCCTTGGTGGCAGCGGGCAAACACTGCATGCTGATTGGTGGAGAAGGAGATAAGAGGCACAGACAGGATGCCAAGGGGCAGGAGGAAGGGGGTAAAAAGTGCCATCCTGGGACAGACTTACCTGGACTGAGGTTAGCGTTGGAGAAGGGAGCACCACAGTTGGTGAGGGAAAGGCTGCTTCATGCCATCCCCGGCATCATTGCCCAGCTGGTACGACGTGAGCGGAGGAGGCTGATGATGGCGATATATGAGATCTGCCTGGATCTGTGTGCCAGGGCAAGTCAAGGGCATTTACAAGACGCCCTGGCCACCATGTCCTCCACGCTGTCCTCGTTCCGCGCACGTTACGGTCTGGATGAAGATTCCTTAACCCTGATATCCCAAGTGACGGGGTGCAGCACAGAGGACCTGCGTACTGAGATTCAGTGCCCCCTGGCACAAGATCCGAGTGCGGATCAACTGCTTCAACTGACCTCCCAACCGCTTTCCCTGACGGAGCTCGTCTGGAGTTATGTGCCACACTGGGGCGGAGGAGAAGAGACCCCCACCAGACTGTCTCCAGACCGTACCTACCGGCTACTGGTGGAGGCCGTATGGGGCATGGCGGAGGATGCGGAGAGGGTACTGCTGCATGGGTGTACCAATCAGAAGGTGGCAAAAGAAAAGACTGCCTTCTGCCACTGGCCCTGTGTGTGA